One window of the Pseudochaenichthys georgianus chromosome 21, fPseGeo1.2, whole genome shotgun sequence genome contains the following:
- the LOC117466907 gene encoding uncharacterized protein C13orf42, whose amino-acid sequence MFRKINNVFRPNQHEPGGRDAGGVRSEQDYHSACTVRLVRSTSMLVVGEKTQVASSTLKRSKSTVSIESTLYYYQRQEDRIWLYSHNQNCLEYLEALVALRRQYTKSVSDFKSKDSKATVSSKKKHAPPPPTKEGTISRAKPSAPPVPNVEDSLQFFDAVIAGCDSEPLRKSYTDDGHADVDFIVASSSAEHDLHSNWVLRVPRVAGDSKLKEVHVCAKESVSKKKNKSGSTSSRLRLQRNPIHLPKVVASAFQTLRFKPKLKKQ is encoded by the exons ATGTTCAGGAAGATTAACAATGTGTTTCGTCCCAACCAACACGAACCCGGAGGGCGGGATGCGGGGGGGGTCCGGTCGGAGCAGGACTACCACAGCGCCTGCACCGTCCGGCTGGTCCGCAGCACCTCCATGCTCGTGGTGGGAGAGAAAACTCAAGTCGCGAGCTCCACTTTGAAACGCAGCAAAAGCACAGTGAGCATCGAGTCGACCTTGTACTACTATCAGAGACAAGAGGACAGGATTTGGCTCTACTCTCACAATCAGAACTGCCTGGAGTACCTGGAAGCACTTGTGGCTTTGAGACGGCAGTACACAAAGAGCGTGAGTGACTTCAAAAGTAAGGACTCCAAGGCCACAGTGTCCTCCAAGAAGAAGCATGCACCTCCTCCGCCTACAAAGGAAGGAACG ATATCACGAGCCAAACCCTCTGCGCCTCCCGTCCCCAACGTGGAGGACTCGCTGCAGTTCTTTGATGCGGTCATCGCCGGCTGTGACAGCGAACCTCTGCGGAAATCGTATACGGATGACGGACATGCAGATGTGGACTTCATAG TGGCCTCCAGCTCTGCCGAACACGACCTCCACTCTAACTGGGTCCTACGGGTTCCTCGGGTCGCCGGTGACTCCAAGCTGAAGGAAGTTCACGTGTGTGCCAAGGAAAGTGTCTCTAAGAAGAAAAACAAGAGCGGGTCGACCAGCAGCAGACTGCGGCTGCAGAGGAACCCGATCCATCTGCCCAAAGTGGTGGCGAGCGCATTCCAGACTCTGCGCTTCAAACCCAAATTAAAAAAGCAGTGA
- the LOC117466806 gene encoding TLR adapter interacting with SLC15A4 on the lysosome codes for MLCEGRLLRMTYGELEELDPLPPQTAPQSVYGVPRAAATLVPGSSRHSPLLHHNSPELTGCLGNASDPVELYISPLQSFDVPAARPCRQISPKIEIPALARSLGDAPFLVPSFCQSICQNYSDLHIGGDHVLPLSTNDGEIRVCPKAKAEGPFLHSCDVPSAVEDSPPAHTSQGGLLHPLRGGSNRWRMGSARDRSFLFQGREGPFSNSLLNHYLEQKLLDLYQQYMMENMVRERAPGSDPIPLLGSELVLTSLDQITLQLSREGNLEAGLAKDLVLSCLLRVAGDMHSSEISTPFLQISSEASREQPTENREEKPQ; via the coding sequence ATGCTTTGTGAGGGCAGATTGTTGAGAATGACCTATGGCGAGCTGGAGGAGCTGGACCCTCTGCCTCCTCAGACCGCTCCCCAGAGTGTGTACGGTGTGCCGAGAGCAGCTGCGACCCTGGTGCCCGGCTCCAGCAGACACTCTCCGCTCCTCCATCACAATTCCCCCGAGCTGACGGGTTGCTTGGGCAACGCCAGCGATCCGGTGGAGTTGTACATTTCCCCGCTGCAGTCCTTTGACGTCCCGGCAGCCCGGCCATGCAGACAGATCTCCCCGAAGATAGAGATCCCGGCTCTGGCTCGCTCACTGGGCGACGCTcctttcttggtcccctccttcTGTCAGAGCATCTGCCAAAACTACAGCGACCTCCATATTGGAGGCGACCATGTGCTGCCTCTCTCCACCAATGACGGTGAGATCCGAGTCTGTCCCAAGGCGAAGGCTGAGGGCCCTTTCCTCCACTCCTGTGATGTCCCCTCAGCTGTGGAGGACTCTCCCCCAGCACACACATCTCAGGGGGGGCTCCTGCATCCTCTGAGGGGGGGCTCAAATCGCTGGAGAATGGGCAGTGCCCGAGATCGTAGCTTTTTGTTCCAGGGCCGTGAAGGTCCGTTCTCCAACTCTCTTCTAAATCACTACCTGGAGCAGAAACTGTTGGATTTGTACCAGCAGTACATGATGGAGAACATGGTCAGGGAAAGGGCCCCTGGTTCTGACCCCATCCCTCTGCTGGGCTCAGAGCTGGTCCTCACCAGCCTGGACCAGATCACTCTGCAGCTGAGCCGGGAGGGGAACCTGGAGGCCGGCCTGGCCAAAGACCTGGTCCTCAGCTGCCTGCTGCGGGTGGCCGGAGACATGCATTCCAGCGAGATCAGCACCCCCTTCCTGCAGATCTCCAGTGAAGCGTCCAGGGAGCAGCCAacggagaacagagaggagaaaCCGCAGTGA